CAGTTGAACGCCACCAGTGAGTGCCACTACATGTTTGGTAGGGTAACCCCATTAAACCTCCCGAGGAGATCTGCCGTCAAGGCGTTGATGGTAACGATCATAATTGTAATACTCGAAATAGGCACTGAGCCATCGAATCTGGCTCATGCCATGGATTTATATGCTTTTAGAAAGATTTCTTTATTCTATATTGTGAACACAGGTTTCGATTATATTCTTTATACGTATCTTAAAATCTAGTCTATACGCCGTCAGTGAGTGATACAACGAGAGTGTTTAAAGGCTTTTGCCCCTATTGACTACTGTCTCCCCAATTTCGGAGCATTGTGATATTCCCTGTAAACTTTTTGAAAATATTCAGGAATAAACGGCAACAATTTGTTGAATACGTCTTCCGGCAAGAATTGAATAGACCGAATTACTTTCCTGCAATTTTTCTCACCACATTTGCACTCCATTTCCCAAAGACTATCCTCTGAAATGGAATAATCGAAAGTCAGCTCCTCATCTCTATTAATATTTCTGAGCGCAACAAAAGTTAATTCTCCCTTTATTCCAGTATTAGGTCTACAAGAATGATTTATGTAAAGAAACGG
This genomic stretch from Desulfomonilaceae bacterium harbors:
- a CDS encoding SET domain-containing protein-lysine N-methyltransferase, whose product is MKAIYVAQSNIVGKGLFAGESINAGEIVFVMTGEVIEISINSYEEAMADPDIMGIGKNTWIAPPPPFLYINHSCRPNTGIKGELTFVALRNINRDEELTFDYSISEDSLWEMECKCGEKNCRKVIRSIQFLPEDVFNKLLPFIPEYFQKVYREYHNAPKLGRQ